A genomic window from Candidatus Eremiobacteraceae bacterium includes:
- a CDS encoding Fur family transcriptional regulator: MTDSRRAANHEGMLARMTARGFRSTKPRRAVIEAFVRSRRYLTARELHEKLAATRTSSGSQAIGLATVYRTLEVMREIGAATEQVQGSGEIAYLYCPIEHHHHAVCTKCHRVEDVPCASITRFENTLAHELRFTLTQHRMEFFGICRSCARR, translated from the coding sequence GTGACGGACTCGCGCCGCGCGGCGAATCACGAGGGCATGCTCGCGCGCATGACGGCCCGCGGCTTCCGCTCCACGAAGCCGCGGCGCGCGGTCATCGAAGCCTTTGTGCGATCGCGCCGGTATCTGACGGCGCGCGAGCTCCACGAGAAGCTTGCGGCGACACGCACGAGCAGCGGTTCCCAAGCCATCGGCCTGGCCACCGTCTATCGCACGCTCGAGGTGATGCGCGAGATCGGCGCCGCTACCGAACAGGTGCAGGGCTCCGGCGAGATCGCTTACCTCTATTGTCCGATCGAGCACCATCATCACGCCGTCTGCACGAAGTGCCATCGTGTGGAAGACGTGCCGTGCGCGTCGATCACGCGCTTTGAGAATACGCTCGCACACGAGCTGCGGTTCACGCTCACGCAACATCGCATGGAGTTCTTCGGGATCTGCCGGTCGTGCGCGCGCCGCTGA
- a CDS encoding metal ABC transporter permease has protein sequence MHWLVDPLQNAFMVRALLASALIGLTCSVVGVYVVLRNLAFIGDGLAHASFAGIVIAYILKINLYVGGLIFAIVTALGIGVVSRRSNVSFDTSIGVLFTAAFALGVLLMSRARTYTVDLQDFLFGNVLGVDALDIILVASLALAVLALIALLYKELLFASFDPVSAQASGLPTAVLDAILLVALAVTIIVSLQAAGIVLVAALLVTPAATAFQLTNRFGRMMAYAAAFGLMSSVVGLYASYYLDAASGSTIVLCATAFFFIAVAFSPKRRSLLTAVMEARRNALQAR, from the coding sequence ATGCACTGGCTCGTCGATCCGCTGCAGAACGCCTTTATGGTGCGGGCGCTTTTGGCGTCGGCATTGATCGGCCTGACGTGTTCGGTCGTCGGCGTCTACGTCGTGCTGCGTAATCTCGCGTTCATCGGCGACGGACTTGCGCACGCCTCCTTCGCGGGCATCGTCATCGCATACATCTTGAAGATAAACCTCTACGTCGGCGGACTGATCTTCGCCATCGTCACCGCGCTTGGGATCGGTGTCGTGAGCCGCCGCTCGAACGTCTCGTTCGACACATCGATCGGCGTGCTGTTCACCGCAGCGTTTGCGCTCGGCGTGCTCCTCATGTCGCGCGCGCGCACCTACACGGTCGACCTCCAAGACTTCCTGTTCGGCAACGTCCTCGGCGTCGATGCGTTGGATATCATCTTGGTCGCGTCGCTCGCATTGGCCGTGTTGGCGCTCATCGCGCTTCTCTACAAAGAGTTGCTGTTCGCGTCGTTCGATCCGGTCAGCGCGCAGGCGAGCGGTCTTCCCACCGCGGTGCTGGACGCAATACTCCTCGTCGCTCTCGCAGTGACCATCATCGTGTCGCTGCAGGCGGCGGGCATCGTGCTCGTCGCCGCGCTCCTCGTCACCCCTGCGGCCACAGCATTCCAACTCACGAATAGATTCGGGCGCATGATGGCCTACGCTGCGGCGTTCGGATTGATGTCTTCGGTGGTAGGCCTCTATGCTTCATACTATCTCGACGCCGCTTCGGGTTCGACCATCGTGCTGTGCGCAACGGCGTTTTTCTTCATCGCTGTCGCCTTTTCGCCGAAGCGCCGCTCGCTTTTGACCGCGGTCATGGAAGCGCGCCGCAACGCGCTGCAAGCGCGGTGA
- a CDS encoding metal ABC transporter ATP-binding protein, protein MRPRETHDHTHLAPERVLSPRDHTHAIAPVVPHLHTHSGHPRGPAPSPQRSAVSLRDVCAGYYGRDVLDEVSFDIEPGDFVGIIGPNGSGKSTLLKVIAGLHPAQCGAVNVFGGPPDPRRRIVGYVPQAESVNWAFPVTALDVVLMGRYSKLGFFRSPAKQDVEAARAALEEVGMADRAASQIGELSGGQQQRVFVARALTSEPQMLLLDEPIAGVDAASQHAIFTLLEDRQRRGMTIVASTHDLSCVATWFDKLLCLNHRVIAYGPPAEVLNDEILSKTYGSHVLLIPAVAD, encoded by the coding sequence TTGAGACCGCGCGAAACGCACGATCACACCCACCTCGCACCCGAGCGCGTCCTATCGCCGCGCGATCACACGCACGCGATCGCACCGGTCGTGCCGCACTTGCACACGCACAGCGGTCATCCGCGCGGACCGGCGCCGTCACCACAGCGATCGGCCGTGAGTCTGCGCGATGTCTGCGCGGGATATTACGGCCGCGACGTCTTGGACGAGGTCAGCTTCGATATCGAACCGGGCGACTTCGTCGGCATCATAGGACCAAACGGCTCCGGGAAGTCCACGCTACTCAAGGTGATCGCAGGCTTGCACCCCGCGCAGTGCGGCGCCGTGAACGTCTTCGGCGGGCCGCCCGATCCGCGCCGCCGCATCGTCGGCTACGTGCCCCAAGCGGAATCGGTGAACTGGGCGTTTCCGGTAACAGCGTTGGATGTCGTCTTGATGGGCCGTTACTCGAAGCTCGGCTTCTTCAGAAGCCCGGCCAAACAAGACGTGGAGGCGGCGCGCGCCGCGCTTGAAGAGGTCGGCATGGCGGATCGCGCCGCGTCGCAGATCGGCGAACTATCGGGCGGTCAACAACAGCGCGTGTTCGTCGCGCGCGCTCTCACGTCGGAACCTCAAATGCTCTTGCTCGATGAGCCGATCGCCGGCGTCGACGCCGCCAGCCAACATGCGATATTCACGCTGCTCGAAGACCGGCAGCGCCGCGGTATGACGATCGTGGCGAGCACGCACGACCTGTCGTGCGTGGCGACGTGGTTCGACAAGCTGCTCTGCCTGAACCATCGCGTCATCGCGTACGGTCCGCCAGCCGAAGTCCTCAACGACGAGATCCTCTCCAAGACGTACGGCAGTCACGTACTGCTCATTCCGGCGGTCGCCGACTAG
- a CDS encoding metal ABC transporter substrate-binding protein translates to MILDKMMKLGLTGLAIAALAGCAQKTDRIASGTSAGRPASAKLDVVATFSTLGAIVADVGGDRVAVTSLVPIGAAPETYEPAPSDIVTLEHADLVFENGAGLETWMDHLLRSVNAPQKLVVLAPQAVTGADGRINPHYWLDPTYAASYAAKIAAALEQIDPAGAAVYRRNLAATRAKYAALDRWIRLRVATVPPQRRAMICFHDAWYHFDARYGIRDVGAVEPVPGEEPSAGAFAQLIADARRYQVHAVFAEPQFSPKLAQQLASGAGISAVTDLYDDTLGGTPALSTYVGLMHYDVNRIVEALQS, encoded by the coding sequence ATGATTCTCGATAAAATGATGAAGCTCGGCTTGACCGGACTCGCCATCGCCGCGCTCGCCGGGTGCGCGCAGAAGACCGATCGCATCGCATCGGGCACATCGGCCGGGCGACCGGCTTCCGCGAAACTCGATGTCGTCGCGACATTTTCCACGCTGGGCGCGATCGTCGCCGATGTCGGCGGCGATCGCGTCGCCGTGACGTCGCTCGTGCCGATCGGGGCCGCTCCCGAGACCTACGAACCGGCTCCATCCGACATCGTCACGCTCGAACACGCCGATCTGGTCTTTGAAAACGGCGCCGGACTCGAGACCTGGATGGACCACCTGCTGCGTTCGGTGAACGCGCCGCAGAAACTAGTGGTGCTTGCGCCGCAAGCGGTGACGGGCGCCGACGGGCGCATCAATCCGCACTACTGGCTCGATCCTACCTATGCGGCATCGTACGCCGCCAAGATCGCGGCCGCGCTCGAACAGATCGACCCTGCCGGCGCGGCGGTCTACCGACGGAATCTCGCGGCGACGCGAGCCAAGTATGCCGCGCTCGATCGATGGATACGGTTGCGCGTGGCCACCGTGCCGCCGCAGCGGCGCGCGATGATCTGCTTTCACGATGCGTGGTATCATTTCGATGCGCGCTACGGCATTCGCGACGTCGGCGCCGTCGAACCGGTACCGGGCGAAGAACCGTCGGCTGGCGCATTCGCACAGCTCATCGCGGACGCTCGGCGCTACCAGGTCCACGCGGTGTTCGCCGAGCCGCAGTTCTCGCCAAAGCTCGCACAACAACTCGCGTCGGGCGCGGGTATCTCCGCCGTCACCGATCTTTACGACGACACCTTAGGAGGCACTCCCGCGCTTTCCACGTATGTCGGGTTAATGCATTACGATGTGAACCGGATCGTCGAGGCGCTTCAAAGTTGA
- a CDS encoding lytic transglycosylase domain-containing protein: protein MNIDPIAFTHSTPAAPATFATYGDFGETTVVAKEPQLAPASDVFTELEGRFSAMIASVSKQLAALEQKVAGALRELVAQSRAAARSASPAGPTEARRSPTAFGGVIDAAAQRHELDPALLSAVIERESNYDPHAISKAGAMGLMQLMPDTARGLGVRDPFDPAQNIEGGATYLRGLIDRYHGRLDIALAAYNAGPGAVDHYGGVPPYAETRAYVQGILGAYRRSALAG from the coding sequence ATGAACATCGACCCGATCGCGTTCACTCATTCGACGCCCGCGGCTCCGGCGACGTTCGCGACTTATGGCGACTTCGGCGAGACGACAGTTGTGGCAAAGGAGCCGCAGCTCGCGCCTGCGTCCGACGTCTTCACGGAACTCGAAGGGCGATTTAGCGCCATGATCGCGAGCGTGAGCAAGCAACTCGCCGCGTTGGAACAAAAGGTCGCGGGCGCATTGCGTGAGCTGGTCGCGCAAAGCCGCGCGGCAGCGCGATCGGCATCACCGGCCGGCCCGACGGAGGCACGGCGATCGCCGACCGCCTTCGGCGGCGTCATCGACGCCGCCGCCCAACGGCACGAACTCGATCCCGCGCTGCTCTCGGCCGTCATCGAAAGGGAGTCGAACTATGACCCGCACGCGATTTCGAAAGCCGGAGCCATGGGCTTGATGCAGTTGATGCCCGACACGGCCCGCGGTCTTGGAGTGCGCGATCCTTTCGATCCGGCGCAGAACATCGAAGGCGGGGCGACGTACTTGCGCGGTCTCATCGACCGCTATCATGGACGGTTGGACATCGCGCTTGCAGCGTACAATGCGGGCCCAGGAGCAGTCGACCACTACGGCGGGGTGCCGCCCTACGCCGAAACTCGCGCATACGTCCAGGGCATACTTGGCGCATACCGCAGGTCTGCGCTCGCGGGCTAG
- a CDS encoding FliH/SctL family protein has protein sequence MHAENLPSPQCDAEISPPKEQAPIAAPEEESREPACASPDAAVRGPNPECERCAARTPNGDGIDPRLIRAAAISLAAAACARALRYAIDRNPRLIVRFVDEALAAAGVAARRAAIRMAPDCIAAFDPERAHAVTADEGLEPGDVFIDTPAGAIGARLEERAELLVRAAAG, from the coding sequence ATGCACGCAGAAAACTTACCGTCACCGCAATGCGACGCGGAAATATCGCCGCCGAAGGAACAGGCTCCGATTGCCGCCCCTGAAGAGGAGAGTCGCGAGCCTGCGTGCGCGTCGCCCGACGCGGCCGTACGCGGCCCGAACCCCGAGTGCGAGCGATGCGCAGCTCGCACCCCGAACGGAGACGGTATCGACCCGCGACTGATTCGCGCCGCGGCGATCTCTCTCGCGGCGGCGGCCTGCGCCCGTGCGCTTCGCTATGCGATCGATCGAAATCCGCGGCTGATCGTGCGCTTCGTAGACGAAGCCTTGGCGGCTGCCGGTGTCGCCGCGCGAAGAGCCGCGATCAGAATGGCGCCGGATTGCATCGCGGCCTTCGATCCCGAACGTGCGCACGCCGTCACGGCAGACGAAGGGCTTGAACCCGGCGACGTGTTCATCGATACGCCCGCGGGCGCGATCGGCGCGCGCTTGGAAGAGCGAGCGGAACTCCTTGTTCGTGCGGCCGCGGGATGA
- a CDS encoding flagellar M-ring protein FliF C-terminal domain-containing protein has product MLARLPDGVPVIIGRTAAWIERRRAPVAAIAFALIIVGIASVLVLRSASGVALFDAPLHADQIAEVTNALTLWGEPHTAAPGSDQIFVPAARRQTLLLRLTLAGIPHAHVPTSADEIAEPISPLAPSALVDDRRRLGLEGDLVAALRRISDVEDASVFITPAAGDIAALGDPPQTSAAVQIVARPGASLAPAAVNGIRNLVASAVPGLSADRVAVTDADGKLLKDAPQQDTTIARESRLQSSVQSALDAVFGAGAAVVRVRVITAGSVYSSQSTRVTPHGLLDADAGLEHGADGGRAFDKERHVQHYAYDTVVEHRSSTADVIRRITVAVFLDARRVDANRRNDVAALVRAAAGADLGSGDDVVVGVLPFAAALPIAAAPPATAAPHGRLAIAAVTALAALVLTAAGACWPRFRAGIDVPAARPTDCATAIGEVIGAESPRTAAYVLNGMPAAIRSRVLAGFDDKRRLSIEEHLTAWRDDG; this is encoded by the coding sequence ATGCTCGCGAGACTGCCGGATGGCGTGCCCGTCATCATCGGAAGAACAGCAGCGTGGATCGAGCGCCGAAGAGCACCGGTCGCCGCCATTGCCTTTGCACTCATCATTGTTGGAATCGCTTCCGTTCTCGTTCTGCGCTCCGCGTCAGGTGTAGCTCTGTTCGACGCGCCGCTTCATGCCGATCAGATCGCTGAAGTGACGAACGCGCTGACGCTCTGGGGCGAGCCTCACACAGCCGCGCCGGGAAGCGATCAGATCTTCGTGCCGGCGGCGCGCCGCCAAACGCTGCTCTTGCGCCTCACGCTCGCCGGCATTCCGCACGCACACGTGCCCACGTCGGCGGATGAGATCGCCGAGCCGATCAGCCCCCTTGCGCCGAGCGCGCTCGTCGACGACCGTCGCCGGCTTGGTTTAGAAGGCGACCTCGTCGCGGCGCTGCGGCGCATATCGGACGTCGAAGACGCTAGCGTTTTCATAACGCCTGCGGCCGGCGATATCGCAGCGCTCGGCGATCCGCCGCAGACGAGCGCCGCCGTGCAGATCGTCGCTCGCCCCGGGGCGAGTCTTGCGCCCGCTGCGGTGAACGGCATCCGCAACCTCGTGGCCTCGGCCGTCCCCGGGCTCAGTGCCGACCGCGTTGCGGTCACCGACGCAGACGGAAAGTTGCTGAAAGACGCGCCTCAACAGGACACCACGATCGCACGGGAATCACGTCTGCAGTCCTCCGTGCAATCTGCGCTCGACGCAGTGTTTGGAGCGGGCGCCGCAGTGGTTCGCGTACGCGTGATCACCGCCGGCAGCGTCTACTCGTCGCAGTCAACTCGCGTCACCCCTCACGGCCTGCTCGACGCGGACGCCGGACTCGAACATGGCGCGGACGGCGGACGAGCGTTCGACAAGGAACGTCATGTCCAACACTACGCGTACGATACAGTCGTCGAACACCGGTCGTCCACAGCCGACGTCATCCGACGCATCACGGTCGCGGTGTTTCTCGATGCTCGCAGAGTCGATGCAAACCGGCGCAACGACGTCGCGGCGCTCGTACGCGCCGCCGCGGGCGCCGACTTGGGGTCCGGCGACGACGTCGTCGTGGGCGTGTTGCCATTCGCCGCGGCGCTTCCCATTGCAGCGGCTCCGCCCGCAACGGCGGCACCGCACGGCAGGCTCGCAATTGCGGCCGTCACTGCGCTTGCCGCGCTCGTGTTGACGGCAGCCGGCGCCTGCTGGCCGCGGTTTCGCGCAGGCATCGATGTGCCGGCGGCGCGCCCAACCGATTGCGCGACAGCGATCGGCGAGGTGATCGGCGCAGAGTCTCCGCGCACGGCAGCCTATGTGCTCAACGGCATGCCTGCTGCGATCCGCTCTCGCGTGCTCGCCGGGTTCGACGACAAACGCCGTCTCTCAATAGAAGAACACCTGACAGCGTGGCGCGATGACGGATAG
- a CDS encoding flagellar hook-basal body complex protein FliE, which translates to MNVFSNAATPTAIPSTIDIAAPQKPADATTQGARFAAELSALTDGAAGAVSAADSAAAAVAAGGGDIAAAAVARAKAAVALAIASAAATRVSQAVNSLLQTQV; encoded by the coding sequence GTGAACGTATTCTCAAACGCGGCAACGCCCACAGCGATTCCATCAACTATTGATATTGCCGCGCCGCAGAAGCCGGCAGACGCAACGACGCAAGGCGCACGCTTCGCCGCCGAACTCAGCGCGCTCACCGATGGCGCCGCCGGCGCGGTGAGCGCCGCCGATTCCGCAGCGGCTGCCGTCGCCGCGGGCGGCGGAGACATCGCCGCGGCGGCAGTCGCTCGCGCCAAGGCCGCTGTGGCGCTCGCGATCGCGTCCGCGGCTGCCACGCGCGTGTCGCAAGCAGTGAATTCGTTGCTGCAGACCCAGGTGTAG
- a CDS encoding flagellar basal body rod C-terminal domain-containing protein, with translation MSDEAFDIAANGMEAQRAAMDGIARSIAGVGSSPSSLAQPANFQFVPASFSSALDDALAIGGPDDVGETSAGDGLAAVQTDEWAADVSAPQLSTAGERAGTGSDDDPIGAMISLISAGRAYDANVASLQAAKQMDVEASDIDKY, from the coding sequence ATGAGCGACGAAGCATTCGACATCGCTGCGAACGGCATGGAAGCCCAGCGCGCCGCCATGGATGGGATCGCGCGCAGTATCGCGGGAGTGGGATCGTCTCCGTCGTCTCTTGCACAGCCCGCAAATTTCCAATTCGTTCCCGCCTCGTTCTCGAGCGCGTTAGACGACGCGCTCGCGATCGGCGGCCCAGACGACGTCGGCGAAACGTCCGCTGGCGACGGACTGGCCGCGGTGCAAACAGATGAGTGGGCGGCCGACGTCAGCGCGCCCCAACTCTCCACCGCGGGCGAGCGCGCCGGTACGGGTTCAGACGACGATCCGATCGGCGCGATGATCTCGCTCATCTCGGCCGGCCGTGCGTACGATGCGAACGTCGCTTCGCTCCAAGCTGCGAAACAGATGGACGTCGAGGCCTCCGACATCGACAAGTATTGA
- a CDS encoding adenylate/guanylate cyclase domain-containing protein codes for MDHERRDNPWERISSRLDEALDGAQHLVDEPATIGTSSAAKLLDLVADARREVRARELEGKVAATRAHRLELELDQQRRRADTLVRIGKAINAVRELPALLQLIIDLGVDAVGAERGIVVVPDPAGGRREFSAVTNLDATLIGRPEFAVSRSIVDRVLATGEPIATTDAQNDPEIGSTPSIRSLHIRSIVCVPIKSKDGVIGVLYVDARIRTDALERHDPELLATIADQAAVAIDNARLYEDLSASFGRLSATKSQNDEILESIASGVVVLDSQDVIGQFNRAAEMTFGLSATTIVGRHARLLNTWLPGFTTLLDQYRSGTDAHFQTEIAGNHFIRGAIVLQITFFRIRDLGNGGTGTAVVLNDLTDSRALEAENQMQAEKSKRIARSFSRYLAPHVVGDLMKDPDAVVLGGTRATATMLFADIRGFTELSDRLMPEEVVELLNRYLGPVVNVIFSNNGLLDKFYGDGIMAVFGAPRQADDDARRAVTAAREILEQVHLLNSQPGAPWPLSVSIGLATGEVVAGHIGSERRLEYTVIGDAVNLASRLQAIAASNQILADEATYRKVRGLITSTRRMARIKGKAAPISVYELHA; via the coding sequence ATGGATCACGAGCGGCGCGACAATCCCTGGGAGCGTATCTCCTCCAGGCTTGACGAGGCTTTGGACGGCGCGCAGCATCTCGTGGATGAGCCGGCGACGATCGGCACGAGCAGCGCGGCGAAGCTTCTCGACCTCGTGGCGGACGCGCGCCGCGAGGTCCGCGCACGCGAACTCGAAGGCAAAGTGGCGGCGACCCGGGCGCATCGTCTCGAACTCGAACTCGATCAGCAGCGCCGTCGCGCCGACACCCTCGTCCGGATCGGCAAAGCGATCAACGCCGTTCGCGAACTGCCTGCGCTCTTGCAGCTCATCATCGACCTTGGCGTCGATGCGGTAGGCGCCGAACGCGGCATCGTCGTCGTGCCGGATCCCGCCGGCGGACGGCGTGAATTCAGTGCCGTCACAAATCTCGATGCGACGCTCATCGGCCGGCCGGAGTTCGCCGTCAGCCGTTCGATCGTGGACCGCGTGCTGGCGACCGGCGAGCCTATCGCCACCACCGACGCGCAGAACGACCCGGAGATCGGCAGTACGCCGAGCATCCGATCGTTGCACATACGTTCGATAGTCTGCGTGCCCATCAAGAGCAAGGACGGCGTTATCGGCGTGCTCTACGTTGACGCACGCATCCGGACCGACGCTCTCGAGCGCCACGACCCCGAGCTTCTCGCCACGATCGCCGACCAGGCCGCCGTCGCGATCGATAACGCACGTCTTTACGAAGACCTAAGCGCGAGCTTCGGCCGCCTGTCAGCCACGAAATCGCAGAACGATGAGATCCTCGAATCGATCGCTTCGGGCGTGGTCGTCCTCGACAGTCAGGACGTGATCGGGCAATTCAACCGCGCGGCTGAGATGACGTTCGGTCTTTCCGCGACGACGATCGTCGGGCGGCACGCGCGGCTGCTCAACACGTGGCTGCCCGGATTCACGACGTTACTCGATCAGTACCGCTCCGGGACAGATGCTCATTTCCAGACGGAGATCGCCGGAAACCACTTCATCCGCGGCGCGATTGTGCTCCAGATCACATTTTTCCGGATCCGGGACTTGGGCAACGGCGGCACGGGGACGGCCGTCGTACTCAACGACTTGACGGACAGCAGGGCGCTGGAAGCCGAGAATCAGATGCAAGCGGAGAAAAGCAAGCGCATCGCTCGGTCGTTTTCGCGCTATCTCGCTCCGCACGTGGTCGGTGATCTTATGAAAGATCCCGATGCCGTCGTGCTCGGCGGAACGCGCGCAACGGCCACGATGCTCTTCGCCGATATCCGGGGATTCACGGAATTGTCGGATCGTCTGATGCCTGAAGAAGTCGTCGAACTCCTCAACCGCTATCTGGGGCCCGTGGTGAACGTGATCTTCTCGAACAACGGCTTGCTCGACAAATTCTACGGCGACGGCATCATGGCGGTCTTCGGTGCGCCGCGGCAAGCCGACGACGATGCGCGGCGAGCGGTGACGGCAGCGCGCGAGATCCTCGAGCAGGTGCATCTCTTGAACTCGCAACCAGGCGCGCCGTGGCCGCTGTCGGTGAGCATCGGACTTGCGACGGGCGAAGTCGTGGCGGGGCACATCGGCTCCGAGCGACGGCTCGAATACACGGTTATCGGCGATGCGGTGAACCTTGCGAGCCGGCTGCAAGCGATCGCGGCGTCGAACCAGATACTCGCCGACGAAGCAACCTACCGCAAGGTGCGCGGGCTCATCACCTCGACTCGGCGCATGGCGCGCATCAAAGGAAAAGCTGCTCCGATATCCGTCTACGAGCTCCACGCATGA